A genomic region of Manihot esculenta cultivar AM560-2 chromosome 15, M.esculenta_v8, whole genome shotgun sequence contains the following coding sequences:
- the LOC110601542 gene encoding histidine kinase 4, which translates to MAVKLQQIHHHHHHHHHHSVAVKVNEQQMGTKRGYTFIQAHRAWLPKFLLLWVMLVAFISSMIYNGMDADNKVRRKEVLGSMCDQRARMLQDQFSVSVNHVHALAILVSTFHYNKNPSAIDQETFAEYTARTSFERPLLSGVAYAQRVVDSERKEFERQHGWTIKTMKKERSPSRDEYAPVIFSQETVSYIESIDMMSGEEDRENILKARATGKAVLTSPFRLLGSHHLGVVLTFPVYKSKLPQNPTVTQRIEASAGYLGGAFDVESLVENLLGQLAGNQAILVNVYDVTNSSDPLIMYGHQNQEGDMSLVHESKLDFGDPFRKHQMICRYHEKAPTSWTALTTAFLFFVIGLLVGYILYGAAIHIVKVEDDFHEMEELKVLAEAADVAKSQFLATVSHEIRTPMNGILGMLALLLDTDLSSTQRDYAQTAQACGKALIALINEVLDRAKIEAGKLELEAVPFDLRSILDDVLSLFSEKSRNKGIELAVFVSDKVPDIVLGDPGRFRQIITNLVGNSVKFTERGHIFVKVHLDEHAKVTTFGKADSCLHGGSDEGVIVSGARQFKTLSGFEAADDRNSWEAFKHLVADEEFQSSGSVNVLTINEDSDSVTLVVSVEDTGIGIPLHAQDRVFMPFMQADSSTSRNYGGTGIGLSISKCLVELMGGHINFVSRPQIGSTFSFTAAFGRCKKNAFNKMEKRNSEDLPSSFRGLKAIVVDGKPVRAAVTRYHLKRLGILAEVASSLKVAAGTCGKKGSPTSGGSSIQPDIILVEKDSCFSGEDGGSSVWQLDWKQNELMFKLPKMILLATNISSDEFNKVKASGFADTVIMKPLRASMVAACLQQVMGLGKKRPQGKDAPNGSPFLRSLLCGKKILVVDDNMVNRRVAAGALKKFGANVECADSGKAALKLLQLPHNFDACFMDIQMPEMDGFEATRRIRQMESLANDQVDGESMVEEGTAIKGEWHVPILAMTADVIHATYDECLKCGMDGYVSKPFEEENLYQAVAKFFKAKPISDS; encoded by the exons ATGGCTGTGAAGCTACAGCAGATCCACCACCAccatcaccaccaccaccaccactcaGTTGCTGTCAAGGTGAATGAGCAGCAGATGGGGACAAAAAGAGGGTACACATTTATCCAAGCCCACAGAGCTTGGCTTCCTAAATTCTTGTTGCTCTGGGTCATGCTTGTGGCCTTTATTAGTTCGATGATATACAATGGCATGGATGCTGATAATAAAGTAAGAAGAAAGGAAGTACTGGGTAGCATGTGTGATCAAAGAGCAAGAATGTTGCAAGATCAATTCAGTGTTAGTGTTAACCATGTCCATGCCCTCGCCATTCTTGTGTCTACTTTCCATTACAACAAGAACCCATCTGCAATTGACCAG GAGACTTTTGCTGAATACACCGCTAGAACATCCTTTGAGCGACCATTGTTGAGCGGAGTAGCCTATGCACAGAGAGTGGTTGATTCGGAGAGGAAGGAATTTGAGAGGCAACATGGATGGACAATAAAGACAATGAAGAAAGAGCGTTCACCCTCAAGAGATGAGTATGCTCCAGTGATATTTTCTCAAGAGACTGTATCCTACATTGAATCTATTGACATGATGTCGGGGGAG GAGGACCGAGAAAACATACTGAAGGCTAGAGCTACCGGGAAAGCTGTTTTGACAAGCCCCTTCAGGTTGCTAGGTTCACATCATCTTGGTGTGGTCTTGACATTCCCTGTTTACAAGTCTAAGCTTCCTCAAAATCCCACAGTGACGCAGCGTATAGAAGCAAGTGCAGG ATACCTTGGTGGAGCCTTTGATGTTGAGTCCCTTGTGGAGAATTTACTTGGACAGCTTGCTGGAAATCAGGCAATTTTAGTGAATGTTTATGATGTAACTAACTCTTCTGATCCCTTAATCATGTATGGTCACCAAAATCAAGAGGGTGACATGTCTCTTGTTCATGAAAGCAAGCTTGATTTTGGAGACCCATTCAGAAAACATCAGATGATATGTAG ATATCATGAGAAGGCACCGACGTCCTGGACAGCACTCACCACTGCATTCTTGTTCTTTGTGATCGGTTTGTTAGTGGGTTATATCTTGTATGGTGCAGCAATTCATATTGTCAAAGTGGAGGACGATTTTCATGAAATGGAGGAGTTGAAAGTCCTTGCAGAAGCTGCTGATGTTGCCAAATCCCAG TTTCTTGCTACTGTATCTCATGAAATCCGAACACCTATGAATGGTATCCTTG GAATGCTGGCTTTGCTTCTAGATACTGATTTAAGTTCAACACAAAGGGATTATGCTCAAACCGCTCAAGCTTGTGGAAAGGCACTGATAGCATTGATAAATGAGGTGCTTGACAGAGCAAAAATTGAAGCTGGCAAGTTAGAGCTTGAAGCTGTCCCATTCGACCTTCGATCCATACTAGATGATGTTCTTTCTTTGTTTTCTGAGAAGTCAAGAAACAAAGGAATTGAG CTGGCTGTGTTTGTTTCTGACAAAGTTCCAGACATTGTTTTGGGGGATCCTGGGAGATTCAGACAGATCATTACCAATCTTGTGGGGAACTCTGTTAAG TTCACTGAACGAGGACATATATTTGTTAAAGTTCATCTAGATGAACATGCTAAGGTCACTACATTTGGAAAAGCTGACAGTTGTTTGCATGGAGGATCTGATGAAGGTGTAATTGTGTCTGGTGCTCGTCAGTTCAAAACCTTAAGTGGTTTTGAAGCAGCTGATGATCGGAACAGTTGGGAAGCCTTTAAGCATTTAGTTGCAGATGAAGAATTCCAATCCAGTGGTTCAGTAAATGTGCTAACCATTAATGAAGATTCTGATAGTGTTACTTTGGTGGTATCTGTGGAGGATACAGGAATTGGAATACCCTTGCATGCCCAGGATCGTGTTTTCATGCCCTTCATGCAGGCAGACAGTTCAACCTCAAGAAATTATGGAGGAACTGGTATTGGCTTGAGCATCAGTAAATGTCTGGTTGAGCTTATGGGTGGTCATATAAACTTTGTTAGCCGGCCTCAGATTGGAAGCACATTTTCATTCACTGCTGCTTTTGGGAGGTGCAAGAAAAATGCATTTAACAAAATGGAGAAGCGAAATTCTGAAGATCTTCCTTCCAGCTTCAGGGGGTTGAAAGCAATAGTAGTTGATGGAAAACCAGTTAGGGCCGCTGTAACCAGATACCACCTGAAGAGACTTGGTATTCTGGCTGAAGTTGCAAGTAGTCTGAAGGTGGCTGCAGGTACCTGTGGAAAAAAGGGTTCGCCAACATCTGG TGGCAGCAGTATCCAGCCAGATATAATTCTAGTGGAGAAGGACTCGTGTTTTTCTGGGGAGGATGGTGGTTCAAGTGTATGGCAACTGGACTGGAAGCAGAACGAACTCATGTTTAAGTTGCCTAAGATGATACTTCTTGCTACTAACATCAGTAGTGATGAATTCAACAAAGTAAAAGCTTCAGGTTTTGCAGATACTGTGATCATGAAACCTTTGAGAGCAAGTATGGTGGCTGCATGTCTTCAACAGGTGATGGGACTTGGGAAAAAGAGGCCACAAGGGAAAGATGCGCCAAATGGATCTCCGTTCCTTCGGAGTCTACTCTGTGGCAAGAAAATTCTGGTGGTAGATGACAATATGGTAAACCGTAGAGTTGCTGCAGGTGCACTGAAGAAGTTTGGAGCTAATGTGGAGTGTGCTGACAGCGGCAAAGCAGCACTAAAATTGCTTCAGCTACCACACAATTTTGATGCATGCTTCATGGATATTCAGATGCCAGAAATGGATGG GTTTGAGGCAACCCGTCGTATCCGGCAGATGGAGAGCCTGGCAAATGATCAGGTTGATGGTGAATCCATGGTGGAAGAAGGAACTGCTATAAAGGGTGAGTGGCATGTGCCAATTTTAGCCATGACTGCTGACGTAATACACGCAACGTATGATGAGTGCCTGAAATGTGGGATGGATGGATATGTGTCAAAGCCCTTTGAGGAAGAAAATCTCTACCAGGCAGTTGCCAAGTTCTTCAAAGCCAAACCTATCTCAGACTCGTAA
- the LOC110601543 gene encoding EG45-like domain containing protein, whose product MTTINNMLIFSMITLGLAFCFFPKEAVADKGTATFYTPPYVPSSCYGNTDEGVMIAAASEAIWDNRAACGRKYRVTCLSATNKGDPHPCNGNSVVVKIVDYCPPPACRGTIDLSQEAFSSIANTDAGKINIAFDRV is encoded by the exons ATGACAACGATCAACAATATGCTTATTTTCTCCATGATAACTCTAGGGTTGGCCTTCTGCTTCTTCCCAAAGGAAGCTGTGGCTGACAAAGGGACTGCCACCTTTTACACACCTCCATACGTTC CATCTTCATGCTATGGGAATACAGACGAAGGTGTAATGATTGCAGCAGCAAGTGAAGCAATATGGGACAACCGAGCAGCTTGTGGAAGAAAATATAGAGTGACTTGCTTAAGTGCAACCAACAAGGGAGACCCCCACCCTTGCAATGGCAACTCTGTGGTTGTTAAAATTGTGGATTATTGCCCTCCACCAGCTTGTCGAGGCACCATTGATTTATCTCAAGAAGCTTTTTCATCCATCGCCAACACTGATGCTGGAAAGATTAATATTGCCTTTGATCG TGTGTGA